One region of Labrus mixtus chromosome 1, fLabMix1.1, whole genome shotgun sequence genomic DNA includes:
- the obi1 gene encoding ORC ubiquitin ligase 1 has protein sequence MALNYQTSTLSLTLPISCQICLGKVRQPVICANNHVFCSSCMEMWLKKANQCPSCRVPITAESPCREIIGGTNESDHSDNPRMRKCLRKTRGELLLREYEDEIEGLIRENEELKTKNQSLESQLRTALDPCSINTVQTDDKKFDPSVLEEWTNKLRAATDVCDKIKQDMDKLKEANKTLRSQNVDLVQENMRLKAEVVSRSPQKFGRYTVAALEAKIQQYDREADHLKRALERSDQYIEDLESRVTKSEKRHLDVQEACGSGKAESETLTQQQKINMMLRSLSDNERQLICSNPEAEGQTFSRNTSLVFMPTADHKELNKSLTDEQKKEDLESASSDFLPNTPSSAFRSLTLKSPGIREKKVAFKPVSHLRRLDFEDLPSPGKSGSTTENLFSSLDKIPKVLPQDAHIQPSNAAFWGSWQKSKSNDPSCEVTGEESPVEEVTSSNPVGDDSDSFQMTSEASMDAAYLDKISELDSMMLDGESSSSRGSQFSLASTASADLDNTLIPEPQTCHDKKPELQCEREKNSASESVDGTVNDKESSRSFAEVSGSECAEPSQTDELSFDLLFDSLEENNAAGPSGSLNPASQDQDQVNSSSSSSSSSTSSCSGKPVNIIRERHALNISQPTKRKSHSPFNTSSPTKLSKLM, from the exons ATGGCTCTCAACTATCAGACGTCCACACTTTCTCTGACTTTGCCGATTTCGTGTCAAATATGTCTCGGAAAG GTCAGACAGCCGGTCATTTGTGCAAACAACCACGTGTTCTGCTCGTCCTGCATGGAAATGTGGTTAAAGAAAGCTAACCAGTGTCCATCGTGCCGGGTCCCCATCACAGCAGAAAGCCCCTGCAGAGAAATCATCG GAGGAACAAATGAGAGTGATCACAGCGACAACCCTCGCATGAGGAAATGCCTCCGAAAAACCAGAGGAGAACTGCTCCTGCGGGAGTATGAG GATGAAATTGAAGGGCTGatcagagaaaatgaagagcTGAAAACGAAAAATCAAAGCCTGGAGTCCCAACTAAGGACTGCTCTGGATCCCTGCAGCATTAACACAGTGCAAACAGATGACAAGAAATTTGACCCCTCTGTCCTGGAGGAATGGACCAACAAGCTGCGAGCTGCAACAGATGTTTGCGATAAAATAAAGCAGGACATGGATAAACTCAAGGAG GCAAATAAGACCTTACGTTCTCAGAATGTGGACCTTGTACAAGAAAACATGAGATTAAAGGCAGAAGTGGTGAGCAGGTCTCCTCAGAA GTTTGGTCGTTACACAGTTGCAGCGCTGGAAGCTAAAATCCAGCAGTATGACCGCGAGGCGGATCACTTGAAGAGGGCTCTGGAGCGCAGTGACCAGTACATTGAGGACCTGGAGTCTCGCGTCACAAAGTCTGAGAAGAGACACCTTGACGTGCAGGAGGCGTGTGGGAGCGGCAAGGCCGAGTCTGAAACTTTAACGCAGCAACAGAAGATCAACATGATGCTGAGGAGCTTGAGTGACAACGAGAGGCAGCTCATTTGCAGCAATCCGGAGGCAGAAGGTCAGACATTTTCAAGGAATACCAGTTTGGTGTTCATGCCAACTGCAGATCACAAAGAGTTGAATAAGAGTCTGACCGATGAGCAGAAAAAGGAGGACTTGGAAAGCGCCTCCTCCGACTTTTTGCCCAACACTCCGTCCTCTGCCTTCCGGTCCCTGACTCTTAAAAGCCCTGGCATCCGGGAGAAGAAAGTTGCATTCAAACCTGTGTCTCACCTGAGAAGGCTGGACTTTGAAGACCTTCCCAGTCCAGGCAAGAGTGGCAGCACCACAGAGAACCTATTCAGCAGCCTTGACAAGATCCCTAAAGTCCTGCCGCAAGATGCTCACATCCAACCCTCAAATGCTGCCTTCTGGGGTAGCTGGCAGAAGTCTAAATCTAACGACCCATCGTGTGAAGTTACAGGTGAAGAGAGCCCTGTTGAAGAAGTCACATCCTCTAATCCAGTAGGTGATGATTCGGATAGCTTCCAGATGACCAGTGAGGCCTCCATGGATGCAGCGTACCTTGATAAAATCTCTGAGTTGGACTCCATGATGCTCGACGGAGAGAGCTCCAGCAGCCGAGGGTCGCAGTTCTCCCTGGCCTCGACCGCTTCGGCAGACTTGGACAACACTCTCATCCCAGAACCGCAAACCTGCCACGATAAGAAACCCGAGTTGCAGTGCGAACGTGAGAAGAACTCGGCAAGCGAGAGCGTGGATGGCACCGTGAACGACAAGGAGTCTTCAAGGAGCTTTGCAGAGGTGTCAGGTAGTGAATGTGCAGAGCCTTCTCAGACTGATGAACTGTCCTTTGATTTGCTGTTTGATTCACTGGAGGAGAATAATGCTGCTGGTCCCTCTGGCTCTCTAAATCCAGCAAGCCAAGACCAGGATCAGgtaaactcctcctcctcctcctcctcatcctccacctcCAGCTGCAGCGGTAAACCTGTGAACATAATAAGAGAGAGACACGCACTGAACATCAGCCAGCCGACAAAGAGAAAATCCCACAGTCCCTTTAACACAAGCAGTCCCACAAAACTGTCAAAGCTCATGTGA
- the pou4f1 gene encoding POU domain, class 4, transcription factor 1 → MMSMNSKQPHFAMHPSLPEHKYTTLHSSSEAIRRACLQTPQLQSNIFASLDETLLARAEALAAVDIAVSQGKTHPFKPDATYHTMSTVPCSSNSTVPLAHHHHHHHHHHHQNLEAQDIMDHITSPSLALMSSAHDGTGGGGGGGGGGGGGGLISTSAHPHSHMHGLGHLSHQAMSMNSPLTHHGLLPGHHGGSQGGPGLNNAGLPSIMNDSDTDPRELEAFAERFKQRRIKLGVTQADVGGALANLKIPGVGSLSQSTICRFESLTLSHNNMIALKPILQAWLEEAEGAQREKMSKPDIFNGGEKKRKRTSIAAPEKRSLEAYFAVQPRPSSEKIAAIAEKLDLKKNVVRVWFCNQRQKQKRLKFSAAH, encoded by the exons ATGATGTCCATGAACAGCAAACAGCCGCACTTCGCCATGCATCCCTCTTTACCCGAGCACAAGTATACCACCCTGCATTCCAGCTCGGAAGCTATAAGGAGAGCTTGTCTACAAACTCCACAG CTGCAGAGCAACATATTCGCGAGCCTGGATGAGACCCTGCTGGCCCGGGCTGAGGCTTTGGCGGCCGTGGACATCGCCGTGTCCCAGGGCAAGACGCACCCGTTCAAGCCCGACGCCACCTACCACACGATGAGCACGGTGCCATGCTCGTCAAATTCAACCGTTCCACTGgcccaccatcaccaccaccatcaccaccaccaccaccagaatCTGGAGGCCCAGGACATCATGGACCACATCACCTCGCCGTCCCTCGCCCTGATGTCCAGTGCACACGATGGGACCGGCGGAGGAGGCGGCGGGGGCGGCGGAGGTGGCGGCGGAGGGCTCATCTCCACCTCTGCCCACCCgcactcacacatgcacggCTTGGGACACCTCTCCCACCAGGCTATGAGCATGAACTCACCTCTCACCCACCACGGGCTCTTACCGGGCCACCACGGGGGGAGTCAAGGCGGCCCTGGGCTCAATAACGCCGGCCTGCCCAGCATTATGAATGACTCGGACACGGACCCAAGGGAGCTGGAGGCTTTCGCGGAGCGCTTCAAACAGCGGAGGATCAAGCTGGGGGTGACCCAGGCGGACGTGGGTGGCGCTCTTGCTAATCTCAAAATCCCCGGCGTAGGATCACTGAGCCAAAGTACAATTTGTCGATTCGAGTCGTTAACTCTCTCCCACAACAACATGATCGCGCTCAAACCTATCCTCCAGGCCTGGCTGGAGGAGGCCGAGGGGGCCCAGCGGGAGAAAATGAGCAAACCGGACATTTTCAACGGAGGGGAGAAGAAGCGCAAGAGGACCTCGATAGCAGCCCCAGAAAAGAGGTCTTTGGAAGCGTACTTCGCCGTGCAGCCTCGACCGTCGTCCGAGAAAATAGCAGCTATAGCGGAAAAGTTGgacctgaaaaaaaatgtggtgcGAGTGTGGTTTTGTAACCAAAGACAGAAGCAGAAGAGGTTGAAATTTTCCGCTGCTCACTGA